In the genome of Nitrospirae bacterium YQR-1, the window GAGATGGTTTATCTGGCCTCACTTCGTGATGTGACAGAACGAAAAAAGACTGAGCAGTTATTATACCAGTCTGAAAAGATGGTTTCTATCGGCAGGCTTGCAGCAGGTATGGCACATGAAATAAATAACCCGCTTAGCAATATCCTATTAATTACCCACACTCTGAAAAACAGGCTTCAAAATTCCAATGTTGACAACTATCTAATAAAAAAAATAGATTTAATCAAAAAAAACATAGATAGAGCCACAATGATAACAAGGGAATTATTAAGTTTTTCCAGGCACAGTTCCCCCAATATGATTATCATAGACATTAACGAGGTAATCGAAAGCTCACTTACTCTGGTTTCTTCAAAACTTAAAATAATAGAAATATCTAAAAAGCTGTCAGTTGTTTCGGACATAAAATGTGATTATATGCGGCTTGAACAGGTGTTTATCAATATTTTCAACAATGCAGCCGAGGCTATGCCTTTTGGAGGGCAGCTTACTATTACAACAAAACAATCTGAGGAGTTTGTAGAAACCATAGTGGCTGATACCGGTTGCGGAATCCAGGATGACCATATAAAAAATATTTTTGATCCGTTTTATACGACTAAAGAAAATGGGACGTCTATAGGAATGGGACTTTACATATGTTATGGTATTGTTACTGAGCACAATGGAAGTATAGAAATAACAAGCTCTAAAGGTGTTGGAAGTACTGTGACAATTAAGTTTCCAAAGGCAGGCTCCAATGAGTAATATATTGGTGGTTGATGACGATACAGATTTACG includes:
- a CDS encoding ATP-binding protein, which translates into the protein MSHEKVIKVLLVEDDDQDIDYLKESLSEFNICTFELSYAKSLRTARDQLHESSFDVILLDLFLPDSTGIETFEKLRLTAKKKPIIILSTLDDENLAIRAVKQGAQDYIFKWKINEKVLARTLCYSIERNRLLVEIEQSGENRFFKIIERNADAIVIVDKSGFILFVNPALENMFGRPCNELIGELFGFPMVDGETIEIDIVNRAGAMKIAEMRVVELPWEGEMVYLASLRDVTERKKTEQLLYQSEKMVSIGRLAAGMAHEINNPLSNILLITHTLKNRLQNSNVDNYLIKKIDLIKKNIDRATMITRELLSFSRHSSPNMIIIDINEVIESSLTLVSSKLKIIEISKKLSVVSDIKCDYMRLEQVFINIFNNAAEAMPFGGQLTITTKQSEEFVETIVADTGCGIQDDHIKNIFDPFYTTKENGTSIGMGLYICYGIVTEHNGSIEITSSKGVGSTVTIKFPKAGSNE